Proteins encoded by one window of Erythrobacter sp.:
- a CDS encoding CPBP family intramembrane metalloprotease, whose translation MTKHKHSNIIVFALLAFLFSYGLSFGFQWVVAVHRLPIADAAADLLAKGLAVSGPALAGLTLTWIARKSVWRWLKEDLSETRFALWWLGIPIFTMTITLLAFSLAGARASAFPALLGQLPTLLSLFVFHVLVVGLLEELGWRGWLLRRLLLVRTPLVATLIIAPVWFAWHLPKLLSDGSFAAAFALGAIVNSTILTALWSRFSGRTALAALAHGSFNAPIYFMADQFPEADAVFAFSIVVSSYGLVALAIIASNWRWWLRRPAGEKITKTSRVIAASG comes from the coding sequence ATGACGAAACACAAGCACAGCAACATCATCGTCTTTGCACTCCTCGCCTTCTTGTTTTCCTACGGCCTATCGTTCGGTTTCCAGTGGGTCGTGGCAGTTCACCGCTTGCCGATCGCGGACGCGGCTGCTGACCTTTTGGCAAAGGGGTTGGCGGTTTCCGGCCCGGCGCTGGCGGGACTGACCCTCACCTGGATCGCTCGCAAATCTGTATGGCGCTGGCTAAAGGAAGATTTGTCCGAAACCCGATTTGCCTTGTGGTGGCTCGGCATTCCCATCTTCACGATGACGATCACATTGTTGGCCTTCAGTCTTGCAGGTGCGAGAGCGTCTGCCTTTCCCGCGCTGCTGGGCCAACTACCCACTCTGCTTAGCCTTTTTGTCTTTCACGTTCTCGTGGTCGGTCTGCTTGAAGAATTGGGCTGGCGCGGATGGCTCCTTCGGCGGCTGCTCCTGGTTCGAACCCCTCTGGTCGCGACGCTCATCATCGCTCCTGTCTGGTTCGCCTGGCATTTGCCGAAGCTGCTATCCGATGGCAGTTTCGCCGCTGCCTTCGCGCTCGGAGCGATAGTGAACTCCACAATACTCACGGCTCTCTGGAGCAGGTTCTCAGGCCGGACGGCTCTGGCTGCACTCGCTCATGGCAGCTTCAATGCTCCCATCTACTTCATGGCGGATCAGTTCCCCGAGGCGGACGCGGTGTTTGCGTTCAGCATCGTAGTTTCGAGCTATGGGCTAGTGGCATTGGCTATCATCGCTTCGAACTGGCGGTGGTGGCTGAGAAGGCCGGCAGGGGAAAAGATCACAAAGACATCGCGAGTAATTGCCGCCTCGGGTTGA
- a CDS encoding TonB-dependent receptor → MKVSTITLLAGTALFSGQVSAQDGSLEDERRQIIVSGERLQSEGATKTTVPAIEVPQPVTVIPSDLYELQGAVSISDTLNYVAGVHSNPYGPDSRVDGGFVRGVNALQFRDGMRDIFSFYASIRADPYNFEQVEVLRGPSSGLFGAGSLGGIINLVSKTPQFTPEGEVSLRVGSFDRLEALADITGPVSDTLAARVVARVRDSGTQTDFVPDDRIMVSPSLTWAPSMDTELTLIGLYQEDDGGSTSQFLPLVGTILPNPNGQLPGDLFIGKPGWDRYDGRLLQGTALFTQRFGENVRLNLRGRYIDSDLTYFTHYPNSYSNPANPYVLSGTSTPDPDQRTIGLYADGSIAGLEVASSDNNVQIDFNTGANIEHVLLAGVDYSWSRVRKRGGFGFEYIDIYDIDYDALNDFGGGLPQPESAREDVTTEQLGFYVQDQIRFFDRVSLMLGARHDNVTVDSFGTRTIDTSATSFRAGLIGEVVRGVSPFVSYTESFEPIAGTASDGTAFSPLQGSQWEVGVKIHPFENALLTLTYYDIDQTGRPISDDSTADPTDRVQAGRSFSRGFEAEGSVLLPGNFNLLVNYSHNEAEIVGTGRQLDNVPKENASIWLSRPFTLSREISLLLGGGVRYAGDNVSYGAAFPDGLVTPGHTLVDAVAELRWNDWSLGVNATNLLGEDYYSACLARGDCFQGNERNVFATLTRRF, encoded by the coding sequence ATGAAGGTTTCCACCATCACCCTGCTTGCAGGCACTGCACTCTTCTCAGGCCAGGTTTCCGCGCAGGACGGCTCTCTGGAAGACGAACGCCGCCAGATCATCGTTTCCGGCGAACGCCTGCAAAGCGAAGGCGCAACCAAGACCACGGTTCCCGCAATCGAAGTGCCGCAGCCGGTGACGGTGATCCCGTCCGACCTCTACGAATTGCAGGGCGCGGTCTCGATTTCCGACACGCTCAACTATGTCGCCGGGGTGCACTCCAATCCCTATGGCCCCGACAGCCGGGTGGACGGCGGCTTCGTCCGCGGCGTCAACGCGCTGCAATTCCGCGACGGGATGCGCGACATTTTCAGCTTCTACGCCAGCATCCGTGCCGATCCTTACAATTTCGAACAGGTCGAGGTGCTGCGCGGGCCTTCGTCAGGCCTGTTCGGCGCGGGCTCGCTCGGCGGGATCATCAATCTTGTCTCCAAGACCCCGCAATTCACGCCGGAAGGCGAGGTATCGCTGAGGGTCGGTTCGTTCGACCGGCTGGAGGCGCTCGCCGATATCACCGGACCGGTCAGCGATACGCTCGCGGCGCGCGTGGTGGCGCGGGTGCGCGACAGCGGAACGCAGACCGATTTCGTGCCCGATGACCGGATCATGGTCTCGCCCTCGCTCACCTGGGCACCGAGCATGGATACCGAACTTACACTGATCGGGCTGTATCAGGAGGACGACGGCGGTTCGACCTCGCAGTTCCTGCCGCTGGTGGGCACGATCCTGCCCAATCCCAACGGCCAGCTGCCGGGCGACCTGTTCATCGGCAAGCCCGGCTGGGATCGCTACGACGGGCGCCTCTTGCAGGGCACCGCGCTGTTCACACAGCGGTTCGGCGAGAATGTCCGGCTGAACCTGCGCGGCCGCTATATCGACAGTGACCTGACCTACTTCACCCATTACCCCAACAGCTATTCGAACCCCGCCAATCCCTACGTGCTGTCCGGCACCAGCACGCCCGATCCGGACCAGCGGACCATCGGCCTCTACGCCGATGGCTCGATTGCGGGGCTCGAAGTGGCTTCCAGCGACAACAATGTGCAAATCGACTTCAACACCGGCGCAAATATCGAGCATGTGCTGCTCGCAGGGGTCGACTATTCGTGGAGCCGCGTGCGCAAGCGCGGCGGCTTCGGGTTCGAATACATCGACATCTACGACATCGACTACGATGCGCTCAACGACTTCGGTGGCGGCCTGCCGCAGCCCGAAAGCGCCCGCGAGGACGTGACGACCGAGCAACTCGGCTTCTATGTGCAGGACCAGATTCGCTTTTTCGACCGGGTATCGCTGATGCTCGGCGCACGGCACGACAACGTGACCGTGGACAGCTTCGGCACCCGGACGATCGACACCAGCGCCACTTCTTTCCGCGCCGGGCTTATCGGCGAAGTGGTGCGCGGGGTCTCGCCCTTCGTCAGCTATACCGAGAGTTTCGAACCGATTGCCGGCACCGCCAGCGACGGCACCGCGTTCTCGCCGCTGCAGGGCAGCCAGTGGGAAGTGGGGGTGAAGATCCACCCGTTCGAAAACGCGCTGCTCACGCTGACCTATTACGATATCGACCAGACCGGGCGTCCTATCAGCGACGATTCCACAGCCGATCCGACCGACCGCGTGCAGGCGGGACGGAGCTTCTCGCGCGGCTTCGAGGCGGAGGGGAGTGTGCTGCTGCCGGGCAATTTCAACCTGCTGGTCAACTACAGCCACAATGAAGCGGAAATCGTCGGCACCGGGCGGCAACTCGACAATGTGCCAAAGGAAAACGCCTCGATCTGGCTCAGCCGCCCGTTCACGCTCTCCAGAGAGATCAGCCTGCTGCTGGGCGGCGGGGTGCGCTATGCCGGGGACAACGTCTCCTACGGCGCGGCCTTCCCTGACGGCTTGGTCACGCCCGGTCACACGCTGGTGGATGCAGTGGCGGAACTGCGCTGGAACGACTGGAGCCTCGGCGTCAATGCCACCAACCTGCTGGGGGAAGACTACTACTCCGCCTGCCTCGCGCGCGGCGATTGCTTCCAGGGCAATGAGCGCAATGTCTTCGCCACACTGACGCGGCGGTTCTGA
- a CDS encoding PepSY domain-containing protein: MNLAIEPGTVKRGLSAHAAIGLLAGALLYLVCLSGTVLVLYEEWQRFEQPAAPEMSAIAPAAVQRAVTEVMAQEAAAGESLTTHLYVHMPTGELPRATLTTDTQAFHLNPDGSRAVPEENAWSEFLYGLHYTFNLPTLVGITIVGILGALMLALAITGVMAHPRIFRDAFRLRARSTGGVALADWHNRLSVWTLPFSLALALTGAVIGLATVTAYALAWTNYGGDVEAVYAPIFGEEMEGESPPETLPDVAAALDYMAEEHPGIFVSYAILHDPGTPAQHVQIVGGHEQRLIFGEYYMFAPDGSFHGTAGMADGALGQQAAASIYSLHFGDYGGLPVKIAYIVFGLALTVVSATGVYIWLGKRRRRGIVEPRLAALWGAVVWGSPLALALTLAVRLVAGNDAPFTAIFWIALAVMLLVAGWRPHWISRGADLPATAAG, encoded by the coding sequence ATGAACCTCGCTATCGAACCCGGCACGGTGAAGCGCGGCCTTTCCGCGCACGCGGCCATCGGCCTGCTCGCCGGAGCGCTGCTCTACCTCGTCTGCCTGTCGGGCACCGTGCTGGTGCTGTATGAGGAATGGCAGAGGTTCGAGCAGCCTGCCGCACCCGAAATGTCCGCCATCGCGCCCGCCGCAGTGCAGCGCGCCGTCACCGAAGTGATGGCGCAGGAAGCGGCAGCCGGAGAGTCGCTCACCACGCACCTCTATGTCCACATGCCGACCGGGGAACTGCCGCGCGCCACGCTTACCACGGATACACAGGCCTTCCACCTCAACCCGGACGGCTCGCGCGCGGTGCCGGAGGAGAACGCCTGGTCCGAATTCCTCTACGGCCTGCACTATACGTTCAATCTGCCCACGCTGGTGGGCATTACCATCGTCGGCATTCTGGGCGCGCTGATGCTGGCGCTGGCGATAACCGGAGTGATGGCGCACCCGCGGATATTTCGCGATGCCTTCCGCCTGCGTGCTCGATCCACAGGGGGCGTGGCGCTCGCGGACTGGCACAACCGGCTGAGCGTCTGGACCCTGCCGTTCTCGTTGGCGCTAGCGCTGACGGGGGCGGTGATCGGGCTGGCGACTGTCACCGCCTATGCGCTCGCCTGGACGAATTATGGCGGCGACGTGGAAGCGGTCTACGCCCCGATTTTTGGGGAGGAAATGGAAGGGGAAAGCCCGCCCGAGACATTGCCCGATGTCGCAGCCGCACTGGATTACATGGCGGAAGAACATCCCGGCATCTTCGTGTCCTATGCCATCCTCCATGACCCCGGCACGCCCGCCCAGCACGTGCAGATTGTCGGCGGGCACGAGCAGCGGCTGATCTTCGGCGAGTATTATATGTTTGCGCCAGACGGCAGCTTCCACGGCACCGCAGGCATGGCCGATGGCGCGCTGGGTCAGCAGGCCGCGGCGAGCATCTACAGCCTGCACTTCGGCGATTACGGCGGCTTGCCGGTGAAGATCGCCTATATCGTCTTCGGTCTTGCGCTGACCGTGGTGAGCGCGACGGGGGTATACATCTGGCTCGGCAAGCGCCGCCGCCGCGGCATCGTGGAACCGCGCCTTGCCGCACTGTGGGGCGCGGTGGTCTGGGGATCGCCGCTCGCTCTCGCCCTGACCCTGGCGGTGCGGCTGGTGGCGGGGAACGACGCACCGTTTACCGCCATCTTCTGGATCGCGCTTGCGGTGATGCTGCTGGTGGCAGGCTGGCGACCGCATTGGATCAGTCGCGGGGCGGACCTGCCTGCCACCGCTGCTGGTTGA
- a CDS encoding DNA starvation/stationary phase protection protein: protein MAKTGDNSKTALIEGLNGLLADHLALFFKTKNFHWHVTGPRFRDLHLMFDEQAIAIRDQIDLIGERVRKNGAMTLTSIGSVAAATQIKDQDDTSLSAEKMVKELRDDNRKLVERLKELKKHAEAAGDNATDGMIDDWTDMAEERVWFLESTLK from the coding sequence ATGGCAAAAACTGGCGACAATTCGAAAACCGCACTGATCGAGGGACTGAACGGCTTGCTGGCCGATCATCTGGCGCTGTTTTTCAAGACCAAGAACTTTCACTGGCATGTGACCGGACCGCGCTTTCGCGATCTGCACTTGATGTTCGACGAACAGGCCATCGCCATCCGGGACCAGATCGACCTGATCGGTGAACGGGTGCGCAAGAACGGAGCGATGACGCTGACCTCGATCGGTTCGGTCGCGGCGGCTACGCAGATCAAGGATCAGGACGACACCTCGCTTTCCGCCGAAAAGATGGTCAAGGAACTGCGGGACGACAATCGCAAACTGGTCGAACGGCTGAAAGAGCTGAAAAAGCATGCCGAGGCGGCAGGCGACAATGCCACCGATGGGATGATTGATGACTGGACCGACATGGCCGAGGAGCGCGTGTGGTTCCTTGAATCGACGCTGAAGTAG
- a CDS encoding 6-phosphogluconolactonase, whose amino-acid sequence MADIDIIENATDVEIADFLHRYLVAKLAASDAPLAISVPGGSTPFPILEALTQSGLDWRRITVWPGDDRVVPEDHPASNTGKIRTLLEPAGAEVVTLTTMEQVPRFALVWLGMGADGHIASLFPNTDPQVDDPQAIRRLTPDPLPPEAPFDRITLTLPALLASDALMFVIRGEDKRAVFDAAVRGEHDLPIARLLGAATQQVTCFT is encoded by the coding sequence ATGGCCGATATCGACATCATTGAAAATGCAACCGACGTTGAGATTGCGGACTTCCTGCACCGCTATCTCGTGGCCAAGCTGGCCGCAAGCGATGCCCCGCTCGCTATTAGCGTCCCCGGCGGATCGACCCCCTTCCCGATCCTCGAAGCGCTGACCCAATCGGGCCTCGACTGGCGTCGCATCACCGTCTGGCCGGGGGACGACCGCGTGGTGCCGGAGGATCACCCTGCCAGCAACACCGGCAAGATCCGCACGCTGCTAGAGCCTGCCGGGGCCGAAGTGGTCACGCTGACCACGATGGAGCAGGTGCCACGCTTCGCGCTTGTGTGGCTGGGGATGGGCGCGGACGGGCACATTGCCTCGCTGTTCCCCAACACCGATCCGCAGGTGGACGATCCGCAGGCCATCCGCCGCCTCACACCCGATCCGCTGCCGCCCGAAGCGCCGTTCGACCGGATCACCCTGACTCTTCCGGCGCTGCTTGCCAGTGATGCGCTGATGTTCGTGATCCGGGGCGAGGACAAGCGGGCGGTGTTCGATGCGGCGGTGCGCGGCGAGCACGATCTGCCTATTGCCCGGCTGTTGGGTGCGGCAACACAGCAGGTGACATGCTTCACCTGA
- a CDS encoding NUDIX domain-containing protein, translated as MLHLIPAPLHRLGLRIAHALRQRLRRLTRPDIAGVAVMLEDGDGRVLLVRHSYGPRGWSLPGGGLGKGENPVEAARREMREELGCELEAVKCVLVAQEVLSGAPHTAHVFTARPLSEPRADQREIDALRWIVRDELAQADLTRVTRRRLGELGLL; from the coding sequence ATGCTTCACCTGATCCCCGCCCCGCTGCACCGGCTGGGATTACGGATTGCCCACGCGCTGCGCCAGCGGCTTCGGAGGCTGACCCGCCCTGATATCGCCGGGGTGGCGGTAATGCTGGAAGACGGCGATGGCCGGGTGTTGCTGGTGCGGCATAGCTACGGCCCACGAGGCTGGTCCCTTCCCGGTGGCGGGCTGGGGAAGGGTGAAAACCCTGTCGAAGCGGCACGGCGCGAAATGCGCGAGGAACTGGGGTGCGAACTGGAGGCGGTGAAATGCGTGCTGGTGGCGCAGGAAGTGCTCTCCGGAGCGCCGCATACTGCTCATGTCTTTACCGCCCGCCCGCTCAGCGAACCTCGCGCCGACCAGCGTGAGATCGATGCCTTGCGCTGGATTGTCCGTGACGAGCTGGCGCAAGCGGACCTGACGCGGGTCACGCGGCGGCGGCTGGGGGAGCTTGGACTGCTATAG
- the dinB gene encoding DNA polymerase IV has protein sequence MANPDDDNGDEAQQGLRKIIHVDMDAFFASVEQRDNPDLRGKPVAVGGSSGRGVVAAASYEARQFGVRSAMPSVTAKRLCPDLIFCKARFDVYQEVSRQIRAIFHHHTPHVEPLSLDEAYLDVTEDIHGIGSATAIAQAIRRAIREQTQLTASAGVSYNKFLAKLASDQNKPDGLCVIRPGEGAAFVQSLPVRRFHGIGPKGAEKMARLGIETGADLAAKDAAWLRAQFGSFGEYLFRAARGIDLRPVRANRLRKSIGGERTFGEDIASGSALRATLDDIVEIVWERIAEKQAKGRTVTLKLKFTDFQQMTRARSLDRAVEGKAQFAGIAHELLAAELPLPMPIRLMGLTLSNLERDGVEEPAREDAQLSLL, from the coding sequence ATGGCGAATCCGGACGACGACAATGGTGACGAGGCGCAGCAGGGCCTGCGCAAGATCATCCATGTCGATATGGATGCCTTCTTCGCCAGCGTCGAGCAGCGCGACAATCCGGACCTGCGCGGCAAGCCGGTGGCGGTGGGCGGATCGAGCGGGCGCGGAGTGGTGGCGGCGGCGAGTTACGAAGCGCGGCAATTCGGGGTGCGGAGTGCCATGCCCTCGGTCACTGCGAAGCGGCTGTGCCCCGATCTGATCTTCTGCAAGGCGCGGTTCGATGTCTATCAGGAAGTCTCGCGGCAGATCCGGGCGATCTTCCACCATCACACCCCGCACGTCGAACCCTTGAGCCTCGACGAGGCCTATCTCGACGTGACCGAGGATATCCACGGCATCGGCAGCGCCACCGCCATCGCGCAGGCTATCCGCAGGGCGATCCGTGAGCAGACGCAATTGACCGCCAGCGCCGGGGTGAGCTACAACAAGTTCCTCGCCAAGCTGGCGAGCGACCAGAACAAGCCCGACGGCCTTTGCGTGATCCGCCCCGGCGAAGGCGCGGCATTCGTTCAGTCGCTCCCGGTCCGGCGCTTTCACGGGATCGGCCCGAAGGGTGCGGAGAAGATGGCGCGGCTGGGAATCGAAACGGGCGCCGATCTTGCAGCGAAAGATGCAGCATGGCTGCGCGCGCAGTTCGGCAGCTTCGGCGAATACCTGTTCCGCGCCGCGCGCGGGATAGACCTGCGTCCGGTCCGCGCCAACCGCCTGCGCAAGTCGATCGGCGGGGAGCGCACTTTCGGGGAGGATATTGCCAGCGGCAGCGCGCTGCGGGCGACTCTGGACGATATTGTCGAGATCGTGTGGGAGCGGATTGCCGAGAAGCAGGCGAAAGGGCGCACGGTGACGCTGAAGCTGAAGTTCACCGACTTCCAGCAGATGACCCGCGCCCGCTCGCTCGACCGCGCGGTGGAGGGCAAGGCACAATTCGCGGGAATCGCGCACGAGCTGCTGGCGGCGGAATTGCCCTTGCCGATGCCGATCCGGCTGATGGGGCTGACGCTGAGCAATCTGGAGCGTGACGGGGTCGAGGAACCGGCAAGGGAGGATGCGCAGCTTTCGCTGCTATAG
- a CDS encoding multidrug effflux MFS transporter, producing MSAVNSSPIDSLPLGKRELIALLALLMSLNALSIDAMLPALADMARELGAADGNDRQLIVAVYTITMGIGCLVPGSFADRFGRRPIILLALAAFAGLSLVTALLTDFTAMLAVRGVTGLLAAGLMVAPVAVVRDLYEGDGMARLMSLISAVFITVPVIAPSLGQAILLVAGWRWIFVALSAVSALAAVWVWFRLPETLAKENVQLVNVPIIARNMRMALMNRAAIGYVLGSMLLMGSVFGYVNSAQQLFQQHFGVGELFPVVFGGTAAMMAVSNIANSRIVMRFGARRVSHFGVIVFVVVSAVQVWSSYAHPQSLPWFIGLMSINLALLGFLGANFGSIAMQPFAQIAGAASSVQTFLRMFGAAMVGAVIGQSYDGSAVPFAWSLLICSSCALLLVLFSERGRLFRRFHTGPRQRVVP from the coding sequence ATGTCCGCAGTAAATTCCTCCCCAATCGACTCGTTGCCCCTGGGCAAGCGCGAGCTGATTGCGCTGCTGGCGCTGCTGATGAGCCTGAACGCGCTATCGATCGATGCGATGTTGCCCGCGCTGGCGGACATGGCCCGCGAACTGGGCGCGGCGGACGGAAACGACCGGCAGCTGATCGTTGCAGTTTATACCATCACCATGGGCATCGGCTGCCTGGTGCCGGGCAGTTTTGCCGACCGCTTCGGCCGCCGCCCGATCATCCTGCTGGCGCTGGCGGCCTTTGCCGGGCTGTCGCTGGTGACGGCCCTGCTGACCGATTTCACCGCCATGCTCGCGGTGCGCGGAGTGACCGGGCTGCTCGCCGCCGGGCTGATGGTCGCCCCCGTGGCGGTGGTGCGCGATCTCTACGAAGGCGACGGCATGGCCCGGCTGATGAGCCTGATCTCGGCGGTGTTCATTACCGTGCCGGTGATCGCGCCGAGCCTGGGGCAGGCGATCCTGCTGGTGGCAGGCTGGCGATGGATCTTCGTCGCGCTTTCGGCCGTCAGCGCGCTCGCAGCGGTGTGGGTCTGGTTCCGCCTGCCCGAAACCTTGGCGAAGGAGAACGTGCAGCTCGTCAACGTGCCGATCATCGCCCGCAACATGCGGATGGCGCTGATGAACCGCGCGGCCATCGGCTATGTGCTCGGTTCCATGCTGCTGATGGGCAGCGTGTTCGGTTACGTCAACTCGGCGCAGCAACTGTTCCAGCAGCATTTCGGCGTGGGAGAACTGTTCCCGGTAGTATTCGGCGGCACGGCGGCGATGATGGCGGTGAGCAACATTGCCAATTCGCGCATCGTCATGCGCTTCGGCGCGCGGCGGGTTTCGCATTTCGGGGTGATCGTGTTCGTGGTGGTGAGCGCGGTGCAGGTCTGGTCTTCCTACGCCCACCCGCAGAGCCTGCCGTGGTTCATCGGGTTGATGAGCATCAACCTGGCACTGCTCGGCTTTCTCGGCGCGAATTTCGGCTCGATCGCCATGCAGCCCTTCGCGCAGATCGCCGGCGCGGCCTCAAGCGTGCAGACCTTCCTGCGCATGTTCGGTGCGGCGATGGTGGGGGCGGTGATCGGGCAAAGCTATGACGGATCCGCGGTGCCGTTTGCCTGGTCGCTGCTGATCTGCTCCTCCTGCGCGCTGCTGCTGGTGCTTTTCAGCGAGCGCGGGCGACTGTTCCGCCGCTTCCACACCGGGCCACGCCAGCGGGTGGTGCCATGA
- a CDS encoding glycerol-3-phosphate dehydrogenase: MSAVFDLIVVGGGVNGAGVARDAAGRGARVLLLEKGDLASGTSSKSTKLVHGGLRYLEYYEFALVREALGERDTLWQIAPHIIRPMRFVLPVTPQMRPKWMLRAGLLLYDHIGGRGKLTKAKSISLKKHPAGVPLEAACKTAFEYSDGWVDDARLVALNALDAAERGATIRTRCPLTSARREGDLWHVEAGGERFIGSALVNAAGPGADELARLAGEHPAYGIRRVRGSHIVVPRLFDHDYAYFLQQPDTRICFAIPWEEDFTLVGTTDADHTGSLDDLAPSAEEVRYLCDAVNRYFEHDVTPADVVHSFAGVRALVDDGSGRPEAATRGYRLALSDAARGAPLLGIYGGKITSYRHVAEDAVDRLAARVPALKSESWTGKQPLPGGDFAHTAQGYLLQVLAEEYPFLAPRDVTRIGRAYGTRAVDWLGEAKVWQDLGRSFGAGLSEAEVGYLRRVEWAVTAEDVLWRRTKLGLHMSADEQAGLVGYMGG; this comes from the coding sequence ATGAGCGCGGTGTTCGACCTGATCGTCGTCGGCGGCGGGGTCAACGGCGCGGGGGTGGCGCGCGATGCTGCCGGACGCGGGGCCAGGGTGCTGCTGCTGGAGAAGGGCGATCTCGCCAGCGGTACTTCCAGCAAGAGCACCAAGCTGGTCCACGGTGGGCTGCGCTATCTCGAATACTACGAATTTGCACTGGTGCGCGAGGCCTTGGGCGAGCGCGACACGCTGTGGCAGATCGCCCCGCACATCATCCGCCCGATGCGCTTCGTCCTGCCCGTCACCCCGCAGATGCGCCCCAAGTGGATGCTGCGCGCGGGGCTGCTGCTGTATGACCACATCGGCGGTCGGGGTAAGCTCACAAAAGCGAAATCGATCAGCCTGAAGAAGCATCCGGCGGGCGTTCCCTTGGAGGCCGCCTGCAAGACAGCCTTCGAATATTCGGACGGCTGGGTGGACGACGCGCGGCTGGTGGCGCTCAACGCGCTCGACGCCGCCGAACGCGGCGCGACGATCCGCACCCGCTGCCCGCTCACTTCCGCGCGGCGCGAGGGCGACCTGTGGCATGTCGAAGCGGGCGGGGAGCGCTTCATCGGCTCTGCGCTGGTCAATGCCGCTGGCCCGGGGGCTGACGAACTGGCGCGGCTGGCGGGCGAGCACCCCGCCTACGGCATCCGCCGCGTGCGCGGATCGCATATCGTCGTGCCCAGGCTGTTCGATCACGATTACGCCTATTTCCTCCAGCAGCCCGACACGCGGATCTGCTTTGCGATCCCGTGGGAGGAGGACTTTACGCTGGTCGGCACCACCGATGCCGATCACACCGGCTCGCTCGACGATTTGGCGCCGAGTGCGGAAGAAGTGCGCTACCTTTGCGACGCGGTGAACCGCTACTTCGAGCACGACGTGACGCCCGCCGACGTGGTGCACAGCTTCGCTGGCGTGCGCGCGCTGGTGGACGACGGCTCGGGCCGCCCCGAAGCGGCGACGCGCGGCTACCGGCTAGCGCTGAGCGATGCCGCGCGCGGTGCCCCACTGCTGGGCATCTACGGCGGCAAGATCACTTCCTATCGCCATGTGGCTGAGGACGCGGTGGACCGTCTGGCCGCGCGGGTTCCGGCGCTGAAAAGCGAGAGCTGGACGGGCAAGCAGCCGCTTCCCGGCGGCGATTTTGCTCACACCGCGCAAGGCTATCTGTTGCAGGTGCTGGCGGAGGAGTACCCCTTCCTCGCCCCGCGCGATGTCACCCGCATCGGCCGCGCCTACGGCACCCGCGCGGTGGACTGGTTGGGCGAGGCTAAGGTTTGGCAGGATCTCGGGCGCTCCTTCGGGGCCGGGCTGAGCGAGGCGGAAGTCGGGTACCTGCGGCGGGTGGAATGGGCGGTTACTGCCGAGGACGTGCTCTGGCGGCGGACCAAGCTGGGGTTGCACATGAGTGCGGACGAGCAGGCTGGGCTGGTGGGGTATATGGGCGGATAG